The DNA region AACCCATATTTTTCCCTGGTATTAAAAATGGAGGTGCTACAGCATGAAGAGTTTGCTTCGTTCTTTTGTATTGTCTACCGTCATGTTTTCTTTTTGTTTTTTCACAATAGCTTATTCGGTCTATGGACAGATGGCCGCAGAAGACCTGTCGCTAAACAGTATGTTAACGGTGAAGGTGCCGAATGAGCCTTTAAATCGCAAGGCTGCACCTAAAAAGCTCTTAAAGTACTGTTCCTATGAAAGTCAGAACACTCCCGATTATGTGAAAGTAGCCCGGTTTCAGGTAGTCCCTGGGCAAAAATATACCCTCTATGACTGCCACCCTGCTCCTTCTGACAACACAAAGATATGGACTTATCTTGCCGGTGATACACCCCTTACCAACTATACAACTTCATATGGACCCTCCGAAGGTTTCACGAGGATGTTTATAACAAGAGCACAGCAGCCCTGGCCCATCAAGAGCGGTGAACAGGCTTCCTGCGATCTTGTCCGTTACAACATTGTTATAGCTCCACAAAGCGAACACAACAACTTGTATGTCACCTTTGTATCCAATAAACCGGGCGCATCCACAAAGATAATGCTGAAATATCCGGCGGACAGCGACGATGTTGTTAAAAAATCATCAAACAGATCATGGGGAGATGTTAAGAAGGCACCTTTTCTCCTCACAAACATCCCCGGCGAAGCTTCATCTGCAGTAAAACCGCCGCCAGTACCGGTGCAAACACCCGATTCTTCATCCAAAACTATTACGCCGCCGCAGCCATCAGACACCACATCCACACCTTCAAAACAACAAATCCAGCCAATACCACAATCCATGATCGTAAATGAAGCTCCTGCGACCTCGGCTAACGCAACCGTTCTGCCATATAAATGCAAGGTACAGGCGTATATAGACCGTGGGGATTACGATACTTTTCGCTTTGATTTCCCAGGAGGAAGGATGCGTATAGCTTCCGAAAGCAACCTTGATCTGGTAGCTGACCTGTGGGACGCAAAAGGCAACAGAATTGCACGGGACGGTGAGGATGCAAGGAAGGATTTTATTATTGAGAAAGATCTTCCGGCCGGTACTTATTATATACAGATAAGAGTAATGTACCATGCAGGAGAGGGACCATATAATCTTATTCTCGGTGACGGGAGCGGACCTTTATTAAGAGAAGCGAACCATTGACAAAATGGAGGGGGAGGGTATAGATATTGAAAAGATCATAAAAGATTTCGATTTTAGCGAAACAACCCCCGAAATGAAGGAAGTATTTGATTCATTTATCGAATAAATATTTTAAAAAGTACGACGTGATTTACTCTACGCCCCACAGAAATGAATCACCCCGCCGCAAGCGGACGGGGTATCAAAGGCAAGAACATGGAACCATTTCGAAGCAAGCTTCGGGGTATTGACCCGGCGGGGCAATAAACATGTTTGATGAATGAATAAAGAAATGAAATACGATTTCAATCATATTATTGAACAAAAAGCCCCAGACAGCATTAAATGGCAAAGATACGGAAATGAAGTCATCCCTTTGTGGGTAGCGGATATGGATTTTGTTTCTCCTGAACCGGTTATTCAGGCACTCCATGAACGGGTGAATCATCGGGTTTTTGGATATGCAAAACCGAGTGAAGAACTTATTGACGTTATCAGGGAACGTCTTAAAAGGCTCTATAAATGGGATGTTCCGGCGGAACACATCGTTTTTGTACCTGGTGTTGTAACAGGCCTAAATCTCGCATTTCAACTTTTTGCGGATCCCGGAGATGCCGTATTGGTACAACCGCCTGTTTATTCACACTTCATTACTGATCCGGTCATCCGCGGCCGCGCATTGATTGATCCTCCATTAATAAAAAAAGATGATACCTATGAAATAGATTTTGAAGCATTTGAAAAAGCAATAACTGCCCGAACCAGAATATATGTACTCTGCAATCCGCATAATCCTGTCGGTCGTGTTTTTCAAACATATGAGCTGGAACGGCTTGCCGATATCTGTGTACGCCATAATGTTCTGATTTGTGCCGATGAGATTCACTGTGATCTTCTGTATCCGTGCCATAAACATATACCCATTGCTACCCTTGGCAATGAAGTGGCTGACAGAACCATCACCTTCATGTCGCCGAGCAAAACCTTCAACCTTGCAGGTTTGAAATGTTCCTTCGCAGTCATTACAAATCCTGATCTTCGGAAAGCCTGGTTGAGAGGCAGTGAGGGGCTTATTCCATATGTGAATACCATGGGCCTGACAGCAGCTCTGGCAGCTTTTAAAGACGGACAGGAGTGGCTGGATCAGTGTCTCTCATATCTGAAAAGCAACAGGGATTTTCTGGTTGACTATGTTCACAAAAAGCTTTCTCCCCTCAAAATAACGCGCATTGAGGGAACTTATCTGGCCTGGCTCGATTGCAGGGAATCAGGAATACGAGGAAATCCTTTTCATTTCTTTCTTAAGGAGGGCAAGGTGGCTCTCAATAACGGTGCTGAATGCGGAAAGGGAGGAGAAGGATTTGTGAGGCTCAATTTTGCCTGTCCGAGGAAGACTCTGGCCGATGCTTTAAAGCGTATGTCCGATGCTTTAAAGAGATCATAGCCATATGCGGCAGACAATTCTTACAATAAAATAAATAGAAATAAGCCAGATCAAAACTATGACGGATGCCGCCGCCCAATGTTTTCCTTTCATTCCACCCTGACGAGACTTTGCTTTTTCTCTGCATTCTTCCATTACATCTTTTGGAATCATCTTAATAAGGAGAACAATCCCTGCCGGGATAAGTATAAGGTCGTCAATGTAACCGATAACAGGTATAAAATCCGGAATCAGATCGATGGGGCTTAAGGCATAACCAATGATTAGAACGGCAAATGCTTTTGCGTACCAGGGAACTCTCGGGTCTTTAACTGCCAAAGAAAGTGCGTATACTTCCCTCTTAAGAGTCTTTGCTTTTGCCTTCCATGAACCAGAACCCACGCCTTGCCTCCTGTTATATGTTTTGTTTCTTGAGTATTTTTAGTTCTTTTCTCTTGGTCGGTCAGCGGCATGTTCTGGGATATTGATCTGCGGCGGTCTGCTTCGCCTTGCGATCCTCCGACGTACATTGAGTACGTCTGCGGCCTGCAAATCTCACAGCCCATCCACATCTGCAAAATCCCTGACATGCCGCTGCCCACTCAACCCGGATTCACATATACGATTATGTGAATCCGGAATAAACAAGGGGGCAAATTTTTCCATTTTCATTTCTTTTCTCTCCCTCTCCCTGTTTTCTCTTTGTAAAAGCTTGTATATATTCATTCTGCGAACCAATTTTTCATGCAACTTTTGACAATATCTATAAATAACATGACTTTATATCTAATGGCAAGAAACGGATCGTTGAATCACGATGGTTCAATTCAATCAGTCACGGAAAAAGGAATGGGGTAGAATTGCAGAAATATCAGGCAGCTAATTCAAGATGCGGTCTTTTTTGCAAGCATTTCTTCAAACCATTTAATCCTGCCATGGGCTTTTCTCAGAAAATCCAATGCAGGCTCATCATTGGGATTTTTAGGAAATATTTCGAGGGTAAGGAATCCGTCGTATGTTTCAACAGGAAAGTTGTTTTTAATGATATCCCATTTAATGATTCCCTCTTTTGGAAGCCAATGTCTGTCAAGCAATCCATCGTTGTCTGAAATATGGGTTGCAAAAAGCATGTGCCCCCATTTTTTCAGCAGTAATCCAGGTTGAGGACTGTAAAGAAAGTCATGAGAGCTGTCGTAGCACAAACCCAGATGTGTTGAGGAAATGTTGGAAAAAACATGATCGAGATATTCCGGTTTCTGAGTATTTTCCACCGCTATTCTCACATTTGAGTCTTCGGCATATTTCAGCAGATATTTCAGGGCTTCAAGCCCGTAGCTATTTGGCAGCAGAGGCTGGTCGCCCTTGCTTTGGCTTACATGTACGACAAGCATGGGTATATTATGCTTTTTGCAGTAGTCAATGTATGATGAATATTCATTTTTTATTGCAGCACTTTTTTGTTCAGATCCCGACCATAAATTATTGCATCTGCCGTCAGGCGCATGTGCATACTCTATGAATAACCCCTTTGATCTTATCATCTCAGGCATTAAGTCTTCTTCTTTACTTTTTACAAGTTCCTCTTCTTCTCCGAGCCCGATAGAGGTTACTTCAAAACCTGCATTTTTTATTGTGTTGAGTCTTTCATCGAAGGACATCGCATATCCGAAGTACGAATAGATGCCGATATTTTTCATAGATGCATCCAGTATAGAACAAATATTATCTTTTTTAACTCTTTATCGTTTTCTCCGGGTTGCACAACTGTACATGGGCATAATTACCTCTCATGGATTCGTTATCTTTCTTATATATCAACAACCATATCATCCACTGTAGCAACAGTTTCAGGATAAACTTTCCGTGCAGTTTCCTCGGCATTCTTTCTGTCTTCAATTGTTCTGTATACTTCGGCATCGAAGTGAACAAGGGCTAATCTTTTTGCTCCTGATTCCTTTGCTATTCTTGCTGCTGTTTCAGGGTTGAGGTGCGGCCAGTCGGGATTTTCCTGTCCGGACTGGAAGGCACATTCAGTGATAAGGAGATCGGCACTCTCTGCAAGCTTCACTGCATTCTCACAATATCCAGTATCACCGCAGTAGGTAATGATCCTATTTTCAATCTCGAACCGGTATCCCATTGTCAATGATGCATGAATAAGGGGGAGGCTTGTGACGGAAAAGGGGAGACGATCTTTCTGTGAAGGAAGTTCGATAAATTTTGTGAAAAATTGAAAATCCTTAACCGGTACTGTAAAGGGCGCATCAAGTATTTTCCCTAATATGGAGGCAATGCCTTCCTGCCCGCATATATGCAGCCCATGAGAAAAATTGTATTTGCAGATAGTATGGAGACCGACAATATGGTCAAAATGGAAATGACTGAGGAAAAGATAAGCAGGCTTATTAAAATCAACATATCTGTCCAGCTTGGCGATGCCGTTGCCTGCATCAAGAATGATGGTGTAGGAGGGCGTGTCAAGAAGAATACAGATTGTGTTTCCTGTATTCGTATCGTACCAGCCGTTTGTTCCTAAAAAGATGATTTTTGGCATTTATTCCAGATCCTTTTTATATTGCAATTATTACAGCATAATCTTCCTCCGCCCCTTGGGTCAACATCGAATTTTTACCACTTCATATCATGTTGCAATCAAAAGCAATGCCCATTGGCTTGGCTACTCCAAAAGTCAATGTCATCCACCACTTCGTCTTTATTTGATTTTTAGCCCCCTTTTTGATATAAATTATCAATATATAATGAGGAATCTCATCTTAAAGATATGGAGAGGAGAAGCAGAATATTTGAAACGGTTTCTGTATCCTCTGCTTTTCTTATTATCCCGGGTATATAAACTTTGCCTTAAACTGAGGGAAACATTGTACAATAAGGGTATGATAAAGATGAAAGAAGTGTCAATTCCTGTGGTAAGCATCGGGAACATCACCCTCGGAGGCACCGGTAAGACACCGGTCGTTGAAAGGCTTTCGATAAAGTTGAAAGAGGCAGGATTGAATCCGGGTATTGCAACAAGGGGATACAAGAGGGAAAGAGGCGGTACTTTTCGTGTGGATGTTAAAAACGATACTGCAAAAGAAGTAGGGGATGAAGCTTTCATGCTTGCAAAAAAAA from Pseudomonadota bacterium includes:
- a CDS encoding pyridoxal phosphate-dependent aminotransferase, which codes for MNKEMKYDFNHIIEQKAPDSIKWQRYGNEVIPLWVADMDFVSPEPVIQALHERVNHRVFGYAKPSEELIDVIRERLKRLYKWDVPAEHIVFVPGVVTGLNLAFQLFADPGDAVLVQPPVYSHFITDPVIRGRALIDPPLIKKDDTYEIDFEAFEKAITARTRIYVLCNPHNPVGRVFQTYELERLADICVRHNVLICADEIHCDLLYPCHKHIPIATLGNEVADRTITFMSPSKTFNLAGLKCSFAVITNPDLRKAWLRGSEGLIPYVNTMGLTAALAAFKDGQEWLDQCLSYLKSNRDFLVDYVHKKLSPLKITRIEGTYLAWLDCRESGIRGNPFHFFLKEGKVALNNGAECGKGGEGFVRLNFACPRKTLADALKRMSDALKRS
- a CDS encoding YkvA family protein; protein product: MGSGSWKAKAKTLKREVYALSLAVKDPRVPWYAKAFAVLIIGYALSPIDLIPDFIPVIGYIDDLILIPAGIVLLIKMIPKDVMEECREKAKSRQGGMKGKHWAAASVIVLIWLISIYFIVRIVCRIWL
- a CDS encoding sugar phosphate isomerase/epimerase, whose translation is MKNIGIYSYFGYAMSFDERLNTIKNAGFEVTSIGLGEEEELVKSKEEDLMPEMIRSKGLFIEYAHAPDGRCNNLWSGSEQKSAAIKNEYSSYIDYCKKHNIPMLVVHVSQSKGDQPLLPNSYGLEALKYLLKYAEDSNVRIAVENTQKPEYLDHVFSNISSTHLGLCYDSSHDFLYSPQPGLLLKKWGHMLFATHISDNDGLLDRHWLPKEGIIKWDIIKNNFPVETYDGFLTLEIFPKNPNDEPALDFLRKAHGRIKWFEEMLAKKTAS
- a CDS encoding MBL fold metallo-hydrolase, with protein sequence MPKIIFLGTNGWYDTNTGNTICILLDTPSYTIILDAGNGIAKLDRYVDFNKPAYLFLSHFHFDHIVGLHTICKYNFSHGLHICGQEGIASILGKILDAPFTVPVKDFQFFTKFIELPSQKDRLPFSVTSLPLIHASLTMGYRFEIENRIITYCGDTGYCENAVKLAESADLLITECAFQSGQENPDWPHLNPETAARIAKESGAKRLALVHFDAEVYRTIEDRKNAEETARKVYPETVATVDDMVVDI